The Kribbella sp. HUAS MG21 genome includes the window CACCGGATCAACTTACATCTGTCTATCCACCAGACCAAGACAGCTGACAATTGGTCATACCTGTCCGGCGCGCAGCCACCTACCTTCAAGCCATGTACGGAAAGCTCATGCTCAGCGCGGCCCGGCGGGCGCCGGTCCGGGCGCTGCTCAGCCGGGGGAGTCTCAACCGCAAAGTCGTCTCCCGGTTCGTCGCCGGCGAGGACGTCGACGCCGCGCTCACCGCGGTACGGCAACTGACCGGGCGCGGTCTGGCCGTGACCCTCGACTACCTCGGCGAGGACATCACCGACGAGTCGCAGGCGGCCGAGACGGTCGAGGCCTACCGCCTGCTCGTCGACCGGCTCGCCGAGACCGGCCTCGCCGACGGCGCCGAGGTGTCGGTGAAGCTGTCGGCGCTGGGCCAGTCGCTCGGCACCGACGGGGCCAGGCGTTCGACCGACCGCGCGTTCGCACTCGTCGCCCACGCGACGGCGCACGGTGTCGACGTCACCTTCGACATGGAGGACCACACCACGATCGACTCCACGCTGGAGTCCGTCCGGTCGCTGCGCAAGGAGTTCCCGCGGGTCGGCTGCGTCCTGCAGTCCATGCTGTTCCGTACCGAGGCCGACGCCCGCGACCTCGCCCACCCCGGCTCCCGGGTACGGCTGGTCAAGGGCGCGTACGCCGAACCGGCAACGGTCGCGCACCGCCGGAAGTCCGACGTCGACCTCGCCTACGTCCGCTGCCTGCGCAGCCTGGTCGACGGCGGCGCGTACCCGATGGTCGCCACCCACGACTCGAGGCTGATGAACATCGCGGCGAAGCTGTTCGCCGACCGCCCCGACGCCCAGGGCGAGCTCCAGATGCTGTACGGCGTCCGCCCGGCCGAACAACTCCGCCGCGCCGCCGCGGGGCACACGGTCCGCGTCTACGTGCCGTTCGGGACCGACTGGTACGGGTACTTCTCGCGCCGCCTCGCCGAGCGCCCGGCCAACCTCGCGTTCTTCGCCAAGTCCCTGCTCACCCGCTGACCCGAGAGGCACACCTCCCAGTGCAATCCATCACCCAGGTCCCCGCGCCCGTCAACGAGCCGGTGCACACCTACGCGCCGGGCTCACCCGAACGCGCCCGGCTCGTCGCCGAACTCGAGGCACAGGCCGGCAACACCATCGACCTCACCCAGACGATCGGCGGCGTGCAGGGCATGGCCGAGGGCACGCGGTTCGACGTCGTACAGCCGCACAGCCACAAGAGCGTGCTCGGCGTCGCCGGTACGGCGACTCGCGCCGAGGCCGCAGCCGCCGCGCAGGCCGCGACCGAGGCTGCGCCCGGCTGGGCGGCGATGAGCTACGACGACCGTGCCGCGATCTTCTTGAAGGCTGCTGACCTCCTGGCGGGACCGTGGCGCGAGCGGATCGCGGCCGCGACGATGCTCGGCCAGTCGAAGACCGCCGTACAGGCCGAGATCGACGCGCCGTGCGAGCTGGTCGACTTCTGGCGGTTCAACGTCGCCTTCGGGCGCCAACTGCTGGAGGAGCAGCCGATCAGCTCCGACGGGGTGTGGAACCGCATGGACCACCGGCCGCTCGAGGGCTTCGTCTACGCGATCACGCCGTTCAACTTCACCGCGATCGCCGGCAACCTGCCGACCGCGCCGGCGCTGATGGGCAACACCGTGGTGTGGAAGCCCAGTCCGACCCAGACGCTCTCGGCCTGGTGGACGATGCGGCTGCTCGAGGCGGCCGGGCTGCCTCCGGGCGTGATCAACATGCTGACCGGCGACGGCCGCGACGCCTCCGAGGTGCTGCTGGCCGACCCGCGGCTGGCCGGTATCCACTTCACCGGCTCGACGGCGACGTTCCAGCACCTGTGGCAGACCGTGGGCAACAACATCGGCCGCTACCACGCCTACCCGCGGCTCGTGGGGGAGACCGGCGGCAAGGACTTCGTGATCGCGCACCCCTCGGCCGACCCGGCCGCGCTGATCACCGCCCTGGTCCGGGGCGCGTTCGAGTACCAGGGCCAGAAGTGCTCCGCCGCATCCCGGGCCTTCATCCCGCGCTCGGTCTGGACGGTCATCAAGGACGACCTGCTGGCGACCGTCGAGAGCCTGACGTACGGCGACGTCGCGGACCTGAGCAACTTCGGCGGTGCCGTGATCGACGCCAAGTCCTTCGCGAAGCTGAGCGCGGCCATCGACCGAGCCCACGCCACCCCGGGCCTCCGGGTACTGACCGGCGGCACCTACGACGACTCCGTCGGCTGGTTCGTCCGGCCGACGGTCATCGAGGGCGACGACCCGTCCGACCCGGCCTTCCGGGACGAGTACTTCGGCCCGATCCTCGCCGTCCACGTGTACGACGACGCCGACTGGTCCGACGTACTGCGAACCGCGGACCAAGGTTCGCCGTACGGGCTGACCGGCGCGGTCTTCGCGACCGACCGGGCCGCGATCGAGGAGGCGACCCGGGTACTGCGGTTCGCCGCCGGCAACTTCTACATCAACGACCGGCCCACAGGCGCCGTGGTCGGCCAGCAGCCCTTCGGCGGCGGCCGGGCCTCCGGCACCAACGACAAGGCAGGCTCGATCCTCAACCTGCTCCGCTGGACGAGCCCCCGCTCGATCAAGGAAACCTTCGTACCGCCGACCGACCACCGCTACCCGCACATGGACTGAGGTCAGGACGTCCTGGTCAGCGTGAGGACCGTGACGCCGGACGTGAGGGTACGCACGTCCTTGGTGTCGAAGTGCGACTCGGGGATCTTGGCGTTCCAGGCGAGGTCCTCGGGGCCGGCGGCGGCGCCGACGATCACCGGGTGCACCCACAGGTACAGCGTGTCGACCAGCCCGGCGGCGAGCAGGGTGTGGGCGACCGACCCGAAGCCGTAGCTGAGGATGTCGCCGCCGTCCTCGGCCTTGAGCGCGGTGACCGCCTCGACCAGGTCGCCGCTGAGGAGCTCGCTGTTGTTCCAGGTGGCCTCGGTCAGGGTGCTGGACACGACGTACTTGCGCATGCCGTACATGTGCTTGCTGAACGCGTCGGCGCCGGGCTCGGACCAGTTCCCGGCGAAGCCCTCGTAGGTGGCCCGCCCTTGCAGCAGGCTGTCGGCGCCGGTCAGGATCTCGGTCGCGAGTTGACCGGCATCCTCGGAGAAGTAGCGCATCGACCAGTTCTGCGGATTCTCGATCACCCCGTCCAGCGAGATGTAGGTGGTCAGGATGAGATTGCGCATGGCGTTCCTCTCGTACGTTGGGAACGGCAATCAGATCAGGCGCCGGCTACACATCGGTTTCACTTCGCCTTCACGCCCGAGGTACGGCGGATCAGCGAGGCCGTCGAGCCGTCAACTCGGCCAGATCCTGTTCGAGTACGGCGGCACGTTGCGGCTCGGTGAAGCGGATCTGGCGGAGCGCCTGCTCCCAGGCGACGGCGGCGCCATCCGGGTCTCCGAGCGCGAGAAGCGCCTGGCCGCGGGCCCGCAGCGCGGTGGGCCGGACCAGGCCGTCGCCCAGTTCCTCGACCTGCCGGATCGCCTCGGCGGCGTACTCGATGGCCTCGCTCGGCTGCCCGGCCACCATCGCCGCGTTCGCCAGATTCGCGAACGCCAGACCGAGGTGGAACCGCGCGCCTTGCGCCCGGTAGAGCTCGATCGCCTCGCGCAGGTGCTCCTGCGCGGCCTCGCACCACTCCTCGGAGTCCGCCTCGATCGAGGACAGGTTGAGCAGCGAGTGCGCGAGCCGCAGCGGGTGCTCGGTGAGCCCGCGGGCGATCCGGACCGACCTCTCGGAGGTGGTCCTGGCCGCCATCGGGTCGCCGAGTGCCTGGTGCGCGGTGCCCATCGCCGCCAGGATCGATGCCATCAGCCGCCGGTTGCCGGCCTGGTCCGCCAGCGCGAGACCTTGCTCGTGCCAACCGAGTGCGGCGGCCGGATCGCCGCCGACGTTGCTCGCGACCCCGGAGAGGAAGTGCGCGAGCGCCTGCTTGTCCGGGTCGCCGAGCGCGGCCGCGGCCGACCGGGCGATCTCCGAGGTGACCGCCTGCTGGGCGCTGTGCGCGTGCGAGCTCTGGAAGTCGCCGAGGAGTGCGGCGAGTTGCCAGGCCAGTTCGTGCCAGCCGCGCCCGTCGGCCACGCGGACGATCTCCACGATCGCCTGCTCGGACCGCAGGTACCACTCGGTGGCCCCGCGCAAGCCTTCCAGGACCCGCGGCGACACCGGGGCCGGCGGCTCGGTGGCCGGCTTGAGCGCCGGATTCGCGTACGCCGTCGACCTCGCCGCATGCAGCGTGGCGACGTACCACTCGGCCAGTCTGCGGAGTGCGTCGTCGTCGGGCTCGGCCAGCTCGGCGGCGTAGACCGCGATCAGGTCGTGGAAGCCGTAGTACTCCGTATCGACGACCTGCAGCAGGTGGACGGCGACGAGCCGGTCGAGCAAGTGCCGGGTGGCAGGCAACGACCGTCCGAGCAGCGCCGCGGCCGCACGTATCTCGATCACGGGGGCCGGATGCAGGCCGAGGGTTCGGAACGCCCAGCGGCTGTCAGCGTCCAGCGCGGTGTACGACCAGGAGATGACCTGACGCGGATCCGCCGCCGGGTCGAAGGTGTCGGCCAGGACGTCCAGCCGATGCTGATGTGATCGCAACCGGGCGGCCGCCGTTGCGATCGAGGCTCCTTGGTCGTCGGCCACGACCTGTGCTCCGACCAGCAGGGCCAACGGCAGCTGGCCGCAGAGTTCGGCGAGCTCCCGCACGGCTTCCGGCTCGGCGTCGACGACTTTCCGGCCCAACGCGGTGGCGAGGACAGCCACCGAGTCGTCCATGCTCAAGGTGTCGACGAGGTGCCGGGCGGCTCCGTCGCGGACGGCGAATCCGCGCAGGTTGTTGCGGCTGGTGACGATCGTCGTACAGCCCGGGCCGGGGAGCAGCGGGCGCAGCTGATCGGCGTCCCGAACGTTGTCCAGGACGACCAGCAGGGATCGGTCGGCGGTCTGGGTCCGCCACAGCGCACTGCGCTCGGTGGTTGTCGGAGGCAAGGATCGGTCGGCGACGCCGATCGCGCGGAGCATCATCCCGAGAGCCGCGTCGGGCAGCACCGGCTGGTCGGGACCGTACCCGCGCAGGTCGACGAAGATCTGTCCGTCGGCGCACTGTGACTTGAGGTGCTCCGCCCAGTGCAGGACGAGCGCGGACTTGCCGACGCCGCCCGGACCGTGGAGCACGATCGTCCGCTCGCCCGCGCGCCACAGCTCGTCGAGGTGTGCCAGATCTGCCGTGCGGCCGGCGAAGTGCGGCGGGGGAGCGGGCAGCTGACGGGGGACCGGCCGGTGGGCGGCCGCGGTGACGACCTCGTCCTCGCCGAGCAGTTCAAGGTGTACGGCGCGCAACCGGACGGACGGCTCCGTCCCCAGCGACTCGACCGTCAGTGCGCGCGCGCTCTCGTACTCGGCCAGCGCCTCGGCCCGGCGACCCGAGCGCGCCAGGGCGAGGATCAGCCGTTCCCGCAACGACTCGCGAAGCGGATGGACGCGTGTCAGCTCCTGCAGCGGCGCGATCCACGCGGCTACGTCGCCGGTACGCAGGTCGAGGTCGAACAACCGTTCCTGGGTGACCAGGCGCAACTCCGACAGCCGGGTCGCGTGCTGCCGGACGAGCGCGTCCGAATCGACTCCGCCGAGCGCGGCGCCTCGCCACAGCCCCGCGGCCTGCTGGAGCGCCTTGGCCTCGCTGTCGGTGGACTCGGCTCGCCGGATCAGGTCCTCGGCCCGGAGCGCGTCGACCTGCCCGCGCTCGATGTCGAGGTAGTAGCCGCCGGGACCGGTCCGGACCGTCGCGGCGCCGAGCGATCGGCGGAGCCGGACGACGATCTGCTGTACGGCGCTCCGCGGATTCTCGGGCAGGTTACCGGACCAGAGCAGGTCGGTCAGCGTGTCGACGTCGACGACTTCCCCACCTGCCAGGGCGAGGGCCGCGAGCACGGTCCGCCGGCCACCCGCGGGGATCGGTACGAGCTCGCCGGAACGCCGGACCTCGAGCGGCCCCAGCAGCAGGATCCGCAGGTCGCTCTCGGGTCTCATCGACGCGTCGGTGCCCCGAAACTCATGCAGCGAACCTTAGCAGCGGGCGACTCTGCGTAGCCGCGCGGCTGTTGACGCGCTCGCGTGCCGGGGAGTCGACTGGGGGAACTGCCGAGCAGGGAGGGCGTGGCGATGGATCATTCGATCTGGGCGGAAGGACTGACGAAGCGGTTCGGCGAGACGCAAGCCCTGGCGGGCGTGGATCTCGCGGTGCCGACCGGGAGCGTGCTCGGGCTCCTGGGGCCGAACGGTGCGGGCAAGACCACGGCGGTCCGGGTGCTGGCGACGTTGCTGCGGCCGGATGCGGGCCGGGCCACCGTCGGCGGGTACGACGTCGTACGGGAGGCGCACCAGGTCCGGCAGCTGATCGGCCTGACCGGGCAGTACGCCGCGGTCGACGAGAACCTGACCGGTACCGAGAACCTGCTCCTGATCGGCCGGTTGCTCGGCCGGCCGCGCGGCGAGGCACGGCAGCGGGCCGCGGAGCTGCTCGAGGACTTCGGGCTCGCCGACGCGGCGGATCGCGCGGCGAAGACGTACTCCGGCGGGATGCGGCGCCGGCTCGACCTGGCCGCGAGCCTCGTCGGACGCCCGCGCATCCTGTGCCTGGACGAGCCGACGACCGGTCTCGACCCGCGCGCCCGCCAGGAGTTGTGGGACATCGTCCGCGATCTCGTGCGGCGCGGCTCGACGGTCCTGCTGACCACGCAGTACCTCGACGAGGCCGACGCACTCGCCGACAACATCGCGGTCATCGACCACGGGAAGGTGATCGCCAGCGGTACGCCGGACGAGCTGAAGGCGCGCGGCGGGACGCAGTCGCTCGCCGTCCGCGCGGCCGATCCGGCGGATCTGCCCACGGTCCTCGCGGTGGTCAGGGAACTCACCCGGACCGAGCCGGCGGTCGACCGCGACCTGGTGACCGCTCCGGTGCCGGATCCCGCGGTGCTGCCGGCCGTCGTACGGCGGCTCGACGACGCGGGCGTCGTACTGAA containing:
- a CDS encoding proline dehydrogenase family protein, whose product is MYGKLMLSAARRAPVRALLSRGSLNRKVVSRFVAGEDVDAALTAVRQLTGRGLAVTLDYLGEDITDESQAAETVEAYRLLVDRLAETGLADGAEVSVKLSALGQSLGTDGARRSTDRAFALVAHATAHGVDVTFDMEDHTTIDSTLESVRSLRKEFPRVGCVLQSMLFRTEADARDLAHPGSRVRLVKGAYAEPATVAHRRKSDVDLAYVRCLRSLVDGGAYPMVATHDSRLMNIAAKLFADRPDAQGELQMLYGVRPAEQLRRAAAGHTVRVYVPFGTDWYGYFSRRLAERPANLAFFAKSLLTR
- the pruA gene encoding L-glutamate gamma-semialdehyde dehydrogenase; this translates as MQSITQVPAPVNEPVHTYAPGSPERARLVAELEAQAGNTIDLTQTIGGVQGMAEGTRFDVVQPHSHKSVLGVAGTATRAEAAAAAQAATEAAPGWAAMSYDDRAAIFLKAADLLAGPWRERIAAATMLGQSKTAVQAEIDAPCELVDFWRFNVAFGRQLLEEQPISSDGVWNRMDHRPLEGFVYAITPFNFTAIAGNLPTAPALMGNTVVWKPSPTQTLSAWWTMRLLEAAGLPPGVINMLTGDGRDASEVLLADPRLAGIHFTGSTATFQHLWQTVGNNIGRYHAYPRLVGETGGKDFVIAHPSADPAALITALVRGAFEYQGQKCSAASRAFIPRSVWTVIKDDLLATVESLTYGDVADLSNFGGAVIDAKSFAKLSAAIDRAHATPGLRVLTGGTYDDSVGWFVRPTVIEGDDPSDPAFRDEYFGPILAVHVYDDADWSDVLRTADQGSPYGLTGAVFATDRAAIEEATRVLRFAAGNFYINDRPTGAVVGQQPFGGGRASGTNDKAGSILNLLRWTSPRSIKETFVPPTDHRYPHMD
- a CDS encoding dihydrofolate reductase family protein produces the protein MRNLILTTYISLDGVIENPQNWSMRYFSEDAGQLATEILTGADSLLQGRATYEGFAGNWSEPGADAFSKHMYGMRKYVVSSTLTEATWNNSELLSGDLVEAVTALKAEDGGDILSYGFGSVAHTLLAAGLVDTLYLWVHPVIVGAAAGPEDLAWNAKIPESHFDTKDVRTLTSGVTVLTLTRTS
- a CDS encoding BTAD domain-containing putative transcriptional regulator, which encodes MRPESDLRILLLGPLEVRRSGELVPIPAGGRRTVLAALALAGGEVVDVDTLTDLLWSGNLPENPRSAVQQIVVRLRRSLGAATVRTGPGGYYLDIERGQVDALRAEDLIRRAESTDSEAKALQQAAGLWRGAALGGVDSDALVRQHATRLSELRLVTQERLFDLDLRTGDVAAWIAPLQELTRVHPLRESLRERLILALARSGRRAEALAEYESARALTVESLGTEPSVRLRAVHLELLGEDEVVTAAAHRPVPRQLPAPPPHFAGRTADLAHLDELWRAGERTIVLHGPGGVGKSALVLHWAEHLKSQCADGQIFVDLRGYGPDQPVLPDAALGMMLRAIGVADRSLPPTTTERSALWRTQTADRSLLVVLDNVRDADQLRPLLPGPGCTTIVTSRNNLRGFAVRDGAARHLVDTLSMDDSVAVLATALGRKVVDAEPEAVRELAELCGQLPLALLVGAQVVADDQGASIATAAARLRSHQHRLDVLADTFDPAADPRQVISWSYTALDADSRWAFRTLGLHPAPVIEIRAAAALLGRSLPATRHLLDRLVAVHLLQVVDTEYYGFHDLIAVYAAELAEPDDDALRRLAEWYVATLHAARSTAYANPALKPATEPPAPVSPRVLEGLRGATEWYLRSEQAIVEIVRVADGRGWHELAWQLAALLGDFQSSHAHSAQQAVTSEIARSAAAALGDPDKQALAHFLSGVASNVGGDPAAALGWHEQGLALADQAGNRRLMASILAAMGTAHQALGDPMAARTTSERSVRIARGLTEHPLRLAHSLLNLSSIEADSEEWCEAAQEHLREAIELYRAQGARFHLGLAFANLANAAMVAGQPSEAIEYAAEAIRQVEELGDGLVRPTALRARGQALLALGDPDGAAVAWEQALRQIRFTEPQRAAVLEQDLAELTARRPR
- a CDS encoding ATP-binding cassette domain-containing protein; translation: MDHSIWAEGLTKRFGETQALAGVDLAVPTGSVLGLLGPNGAGKTTAVRVLATLLRPDAGRATVGGYDVVREAHQVRQLIGLTGQYAAVDENLTGTENLLLIGRLLGRPRGEARQRAAELLEDFGLADAADRAAKTYSGGMRRRLDLAASLVGRPRILCLDEPTTGLDPRARQELWDIVRDLVRRGSTVLLTTQYLDEADALADNIAVIDHGKVIASGTPDELKARGGTQSLAVRAADPADLPTVLAVVRELTRTEPAVDRDLVTAPVPDPAVLPAVVRRLDDAGVVLNTLTLRSASLNEVFLSLTGRPAEEDVTETADEEVRT